The following is a genomic window from Bordetella petrii.
CGTCCGGGCATTCGTCGATGCGGTACAGCGTGGTGGAAGAAGTGTTTGCGGGCATGGTGGTGTCCTCGGATGAACGGGAACAGCATCGCCCGCAGGGGGCAAGCACTGCCCCTTGGGGTGGAAAAAAGGCGTCCCTGACTCAGACCGTCAGCGCCGTAGCTGGAGCTGTGGCTTCCTTGGATGTGCGCCGCCGCGCGTGGTAGGCGCGAACGCCTGCACGCCAGTCGGCGGATTGCTCCGGTGCGAGGTTCAGATAGGATCGGGTAGGGACAGGCCATTGCTGGCACCATCCCCCCCTAAGAACCGTACGTGAGAGTTTCCCCTCATACGGCTCAAGCCTTTCAAAGCCCGCTTTCGCGAACCGGCTTCACCACCTTGAGACCGTTGGCGTGGATTTGGTTATGGCAGGTCGGATGCACCATGATGAGATTGGTGCTCCCGTCCTTTCCGCCATCGACCCGCCGGATTAGGTGATGGACATGCCACCCCGACTCCTGCGTGATCAACTCGCGGCAGATTGGACAACGACGATCCTGATCCAACCAGAGGTTGATGAGCTTCCTCTTTCCCTTTAGTGAGTTCTGCATCTTGAGGCTTACACGCTCCTCGAAATACGTCTCCCACACGGGGTCGAATGGATTGGCTTCCAACTTGATCGGTCGGTGTCGCCGAATGGGCGTATCGACTGCATACCGCAAAGACTTCAGGATTGGACTCCCATCCGGGAATCGTTCCCCCGTTGCCTCAGCGAATACCCAGCTACGGTCACCCACGGCATGGAAGTAGCGGCGTTTAATCCACCTCGCTCCCTTCTGTGAGTGCCGCCTAACGGCCCATCGCCACAACGCTTTCCAAATCTCATGATCGACATAGGCAAACGTCGCAGAAGACACGACGTGCTGATGATAGTTTGCCCAGCCCCGAATCATTGGATTAAGAAGTCGAATCAACTCTTGTTGATTTACCGCTTTGTTTCCTTTGATCGCGGCGCGAACTTTCCCGAGGAAGGTTGCCACATTCGCTTTCGACGGTTTGATTAACAACTTCCCGTCGTACTTGCGGATGTTCTGGCCTAGGAAATCGAAGCCCTCGTCTATATGCGTGATCTTGGTCTTCTCGGGTGAGAGCGTGAGCCCTCGTTCCCGCATGAATTCCTCGACAAGCGGCATGACCTCCTGCTCCAGTAGCTCTTTCGAACGTGCCGTCACAATGAAGTCGTCCGCGTAGCGCACATAATTGACAGCCAGACGGGTCTGTTTGCCATTGATATACCGTGCTCTACCGAACACGGCTTCTAGTTTGGCTTCCAGTCCGTCCAAGACGAGATTCGCCAGGGTTGGCGAGATGATGCCCCCTTGCGGGGTACCGGCTTCGGTTGGGAAAAGTTGCCGATCTTCCATGTACCCAGCCTTGAGCCACTTACTCAGAATCTCTCGATCCGTCGGTATGTGACCCATGAGCCAGTCATGGCTGATGTTGTCGAAGCAGCCTTTGATGTCGCCTTCAAGAATCCACTTCGGGGAGCGTTTCAGAGCTAACTGCGTAAAACACAGCCCTATCGCATCCGCCGTGGATCGTTCTGGACGAAACCCAAACGAGCTTCGATCCGCTGTGGTCTCGGCCACGGGTTCCAGAGCAAGCAGGTATAGCGCCTGCATCGCCCTGTCTTTCATGGTCGGGATACCCAGCGGCCGCATCTTCCCATTGGCTTTGGGAATATAGACACGCTTCAGCGGTTGGGGACGATACCCGCGCCGCTTGATTGACAACATGGCTTGAGACTTGGCTTCCGGAGTGGACCATGTGATGCCATCCACACCCGGCGTCTTTTTGCCTTGGTTCTCGGTGACTCGTCTGACGGCCAATGCTTTGCCGCTGAACGAGTGGGTCAGAATCCACTGCAGGGCTTTCACCTTGCCGTGTTTTCCTTCCCGTGTCGCCTTTACGATACGCGCTTGGAGCCTTCGCACTTCACGGTGACACGTAGCCCAGTCGATGCTGTGCCATGTGACCGATTCGCGTGAGGGCGCACCCGCGCAAGCAATTTCTTGCGTAGTCATCTGCAATTCCCTCTTTAAGAAGGTTGGACAAGTTCTCTCGTAGAGAAAGACCATGTGGAAGTCTGCCCGCTTTCACGTGAGATGATGTTGCCTTGCAGCGCAATCTCTATCCACCCCATTACAGAGTGGCCTTCGCTTTTTCCACACTCTCATACCCGCACCGCCAACAACATTCCTTACGGTCTGCCTGCCCAATGGGCAGCGATACGGGCTTATCCTGTTTCACTACGTTGACAAGGAAGATTTAGATCCTGTCTCTTCGCCGGCGGCCTTGTGTCCGTGTGCTCCCACACTGTAAGGAAGCATCCAGCCGCATACCTTTTGGTTCGAGCCTGACAGCATCTTTGGCTCGTTACGTGTCACGACGTTTATCGACAGTTTGCATCTACTGATCATGTCTCCCAGCCTAGCCTCACCCCGCATTGATGCTTGCAGTGGACGCCTTGCCTCGCGGCTCTGCGCGGCCAAATGGCCTGAGTGCATTGTCCCGATAGCTTCACACAAGACCGTTGCCAGTCCTGCATGTATCGGTAGGCTACTGATGACGGAACACCAGGTTCCCTCGCTACTTGCGTAGCTGGAACAATCAACGAAGCGACTTTCAGGTCGCACACAGCGGGCACGAGTAGTAGTACGGGTGCATGGATTCGTCCAGTGGCTTATAGCCCCACTGGCCGCCGCTGCGTTCCAGCAGATCGCAGCGGATGGTGCACAGGGACTGGCCCGGTGCGAGATCACGGTGTACGCCTTCGGCCTTGGCCGTCACTTGCACAACAGACCAGAGGACGTTGCCACGCAGCGCGTGGGCGATGACCTTCACGCTGGCGCGTTCGGTCTCTTGCGGTGCGATCAACTCCGCGATCAGTTCAGACCGCGATTGGGGTGAGAAATACCAGCCCATGAGAGGCCTCCTGGAAAAATTGAGCCAGAAGCCTCCCCGGTGGGGAAGACCCCCGGCGGGTGGATGAAGCACACCGCAGATGCGGTGCCCAGTACTACGCAGGTTGCAGTTCGGCCTGGCGGCTCCACTCCTGCGTCTTGAAGTCCAGCGCGTAGCCCAGTTCGCCCAGGCGGACGATCTGCGCGCGCAGGGTGCGGCGGTCGATGGTCGAATCCAGTTTCACGGACTCGCCCAGCGGCCAGAGCAAGCTGAACAGCGCGGCGTCGCCATCTTCGGTACTGCAGGGAGCAGTTGCCGCAGCGGGCGTCGGCGCATCCACGCCGAAGGGCGTGGTATCGACCAGCGGGTCTGTGGATGCCTGTACGGGTGCGGGCTTGGCGGGCCTGGAGGTTTTGCTGGGCTTGGCCGGTGTTGCCGGTGTTGTTGCAGGCTGTGCGCCCAGCTCTTCATCAAGTGGATCGAGGTCCTGGGTGGCGAAGCTGCGTGCTTCGTCACGGCTCAGTTTGTCGATGTCGTAGAGCGTCATTCCGTCCAGGCTGGCGCGGATCTCGAAGCGCATGCCGCCACCGACCGGGTAGGACTTCGGGAAGATGTACCTGATGATGAACTCCCCGTCGTACTTGCCTTCGGGGTATTGCTCCAGCTCCGGGTCCTTGACCTCGAACGTACCAAGGTGCGTGGCGAGGCGTCCGACCGTGAAGGGGCCGTTCTTGCCGCGGATGGTACGCAGCGTGAGCTGGCCGGGGACGATGATGGGCGAAACCGATTGCTCGGGTGCCGATTTGGCTGTCATGGTGGTACTCCTGATGATGAATGACGGACGGCTGGTGGCAGCCGGTGGATGAGAGGAAATGAACCTCCCCCGAGGTGGGCAAGGTCCACTTGGCATCACGCCTTGAGCTGGCGCATGCCTTCGGCCAGGAGCCACAACGCCCGGTTCAGGCGCAGGTTCTGGTCGATGCCTTGCACCGGGCGGGTGCGCTGATTGCGGCCATTGGCCGAGCGTCCATTCAGGCCCCCCTTGACGAGGTTCTCTTGGACACGGTTGAAGACGGCCCACAGGTCATCCCTGCGGTCGTCCCAGCGCCTGGGCGCGAGCAGTTGACGCTCCGTGACAGGCGTCGGCTTGGCAGGATCGTCGTACTTGAGTGCCAGCGCTGAGTGCGCGAAGATTTCTGCTTCGCCCTCATCGAGGGTGATGGTGCGCATCGCATCGCGCGAGTCCTTCACGCGCTCGAAGCCTTCAAGGACTTCGTAGGCGCCTTCGATCACCTGGCTGGCCACATCCCCCTTGTGCGGGACACGGATGTCGGCGGTGGTATCGCCGCAGACCAGGCCGTTGTGGCAGACGAATCTGAACATGCCTGCCAGCATCTGGTAACTGCTCGTGCCGTCGTGGCTGTTGAGCAGGATGATCTCGTTCGCCTCGTCGCCGTTGATCTGGCTGGCATGGCGAAGTCGGATGAGATGCTTGGTGTGCTCGCGCCGATCCTCGTTGCGCACGCGCGTCTGGCACACCATGAAGGGCTCGAAACCCTCCTGGCGCAGCTTGGCGAGCACGGTCGAGGTCGGTATGTAGGCATACCGCTCGGATCGGCTCCCATGCGGAGCGTCGGCGAAGATTGATGGAGCAATGGCGCGAATGCGGTCGTCCGAGAGCGGGCGATCTGAGCGCAGGATCGGGGACTGCGGAGCAAAACGGGATGCCAGAGACATGGCTGTTCTCCTGTGAAAAATGCGACAACCGCGCGGCCGTCTGACCACGCGGAACTCGGGGGAAGAAATGCGCGAGCGCGCTATGCGGATGGAGGACGCTGCAGATGCAGCAAGGAGAAGCGGCAAGGCCCCATGAGGGGCCATGCCGGATCAGAACGAAGCAGCCAATGCCGGCTCCTGCTCCTCGACTTCACCTTCGGGCTCGCACTCGGCGGGCTCGGCAGGCTGATCTGCAGCGGGGGCGGCGTCCTCGGCTTCGGGCGCGGGAGCGTCCTGGGCCGGCGGCGAATCTGCTTGCGCGGGGCTCGTCGGATAGACCTTGGTGCCGTCGATCTTGATCAGGCCGATGTGGATCAGTGTCGAATCCAGGCTTGCGGCCGGTTCCCCAGCGCGCTCACCCTTGGTGCGGATGTACGGATCGATCTTCATGTCGTTGAGACGGAAAGCGATCAGCACCTTGCAGTCCCCTTCGATGGCCTGCACGCACCGGCGAACCAGATGCTCGGCTTCAGGGGTGGTGACGATGCTGTCGAAGTACCGATACTCCGGTTCATCGACAGGCCCGGCCAGAGCGGCGACGGTGCAAGAGAGGAACGGGTCGCCATCTTTGGGTGTGACGTCCTTCGGACGGCTGAGGTAGCCGATGCCGCGGGTGACCAGCTCGTGCTGCCTGATCGAAGCCAGTTCGGCCCGGTCAAGCGGCTCGGCCTTGAGCAGTCGCGCCTTGAGGGACGCGGCGGCTTGGCCTTTCTGCTCACCCTTGTCGCGGATATACGCATCGCCCCACAGGTCGCCGAGGCGAAAGCGCACCAGTGGGCGCTGCTTGGGATCGTCAACGCCGATGTAGCGCTCGACCAGCTTCTTGGCCTCGGCACCCGAGACCTTGACGTCGAAATAGCGATAGCTGGGATCCTTTGCGGAACCGACCAGCGCGGCGATGGTGCATGCCAGGAAAGGCTGCGCACGGCGGCCGCCCCGAACAGGCACTTCACGGGCACGCTGGATGTAACCGATGCCCGAGGTGTGGAGGTCGAAATACGATTTCTCGTTGGACGTGGTGCTCATGGTGAATCTCCATAGGGATGAAGCGGAGACACACCGGCCCCACGCAGCGGGGAAAGGTGCGTAACCCCGCGATGGGTTGATAAGGCGAAAGCATCCACCACCAGAGACTGGTGGCCGCTCGCGGATGGATGCGGTGCGAGCTGGCTCGGTCACGCAGTGGGAACTGCGCCGCAACCTCGAAGACCGATGGTTGCCTGGCATGTCGCTGACAACGTCAGCAGGCATGGGCTCAGCATGGCCAGGCCTCGCGCGCGAGGCAGCCATCAATCGGTATCCGATCGTTTCCCTTTGATGAAATCTCCCACGGCAGAAAAAAGGCCCTCCTTCCGAATGGAGGGAGAGCCTGTGGGGGCATGTCGCCTGGTACTTTTCGTGGTGTCACGCCGGTACAGCGCGGCGCCGTCGGGACGTCTCCGCGCCGATCACGCTCACGTCGATCAGGCGCCAGCGCCCGTCGTCTATGAGTCGCTCCAGCACTTCGCCGAGCATGTCGAAATACACCTCGTCGTGCCGATCGACCAACTCGCCGTCGCGGCGCAGCTCCACCGCATAGGTATCGCTGCCGGGCTGGTAGAGGATCGTCACCTGGCCGGCGAACTTCGCGGTCGAAACCGTGAAACTGATCGCCGGAGGCGTTTCGATGATCCTGGACGGCGTCGGATCGACCCAGGTGAAGTCGTGGGCGCCCGCATC
Proteins encoded in this region:
- the ltrA gene encoding group II intron reverse transcriptase/maturase; the protein is MTTQEIACAGAPSRESVTWHSIDWATCHREVRRLQARIVKATREGKHGKVKALQWILTHSFSGKALAVRRVTENQGKKTPGVDGITWSTPEAKSQAMLSIKRRGYRPQPLKRVYIPKANGKMRPLGIPTMKDRAMQALYLLALEPVAETTADRSSFGFRPERSTADAIGLCFTQLALKRSPKWILEGDIKGCFDNISHDWLMGHIPTDREILSKWLKAGYMEDRQLFPTEAGTPQGGIISPTLANLVLDGLEAKLEAVFGRARYINGKQTRLAVNYVRYADDFIVTARSKELLEQEVMPLVEEFMRERGLTLSPEKTKITHIDEGFDFLGQNIRKYDGKLLIKPSKANVATFLGKVRAAIKGNKAVNQQELIRLLNPMIRGWANYHQHVVSSATFAYVDHEIWKALWRWAVRRHSQKGARWIKRRYFHAVGDRSWVFAEATGERFPDGSPILKSLRYAVDTPIRRHRPIKLEANPFDPVWETYFEERVSLKMQNSLKGKRKLINLWLDQDRRCPICRELITQESGWHVHHLIRRVDGGKDGSTNLIMVHPTCHNQIHANGLKVVKPVRESGL
- a CDS encoding DUF3275 family protein; translated protein: MTAKSAPEQSVSPIIVPGQLTLRTIRGKNGPFTVGRLATHLGTFEVKDPELEQYPEGKYDGEFIIRYIFPKSYPVGGGMRFEIRASLDGMTLYDIDKLSRDEARSFATQDLDPLDEELGAQPATTPATPAKPSKTSRPAKPAPVQASTDPLVDTTPFGVDAPTPAAATAPCSTEDGDAALFSLLWPLGESVKLDSTIDRRTLRAQIVRLGELGYALDFKTQEWSRQAELQPA
- a CDS encoding DUF932 domain-containing protein — translated: MSLASRFAPQSPILRSDRPLSDDRIRAIAPSIFADAPHGSRSERYAYIPTSTVLAKLRQEGFEPFMVCQTRVRNEDRREHTKHLIRLRHASQINGDEANEIILLNSHDGTSSYQMLAGMFRFVCHNGLVCGDTTADIRVPHKGDVASQVIEGAYEVLEGFERVKDSRDAMRTITLDEGEAEIFAHSALALKYDDPAKPTPVTERQLLAPRRWDDRRDDLWAVFNRVQENLVKGGLNGRSANGRNQRTRPVQGIDQNLRLNRALWLLAEGMRQLKA
- a CDS encoding DUF3577 domain-containing protein, which translates into the protein MSTTSNEKSYFDLHTSGIGYIQRAREVPVRGGRRAQPFLACTIAALVGSAKDPSYRYFDVKVSGAEAKKLVERYIGVDDPKQRPLVRFRLGDLWGDAYIRDKGEQKGQAAASLKARLLKAEPLDRAELASIRQHELVTRGIGYLSRPKDVTPKDGDPFLSCTVAALAGPVDEPEYRYFDSIVTTPEAEHLVRRCVQAIEGDCKVLIAFRLNDMKIDPYIRTKGERAGEPAASLDSTLIHIGLIKIDGTKVYPTSPAQADSPPAQDAPAPEAEDAAPAADQPAEPAECEPEGEVEEQEPALAASF